From Pseudomonas sp. B21-028, one genomic window encodes:
- the tssC gene encoding type VI secretion system contractile sheath large subunit produces the protein MTDNTVREGAQNLGATEETSEFASLLLQEFKPKTERAREAVETAVRTLAEQALAQTDLVSNDAIKSIESIIAAIDAKLTAQVNQVIHHPDFQQLESAWRGLHYLVNNTETDEQLKIRVLNISKPDLHKTLKKFKGTAWDQSPLFKKMYEEEYGQFGGEPYGCLVGDYYFDQSPPDVELLGELSKVCAAMHAPFISAASPTVMGMGSWQELSNPRDLTKIFTTPEYAGWRSLRESEDSRYIGLTMPRFLARLPYGAKTDPVEAFAFEENTDGADSSKYTWANAAYAMAVNINRSFKHFGWCSRIRGVESGGEVENLPAHTFPTDDGGVDMKCPTEIAISDRREAELAKNGFMPLLHKKNTDFAAFIGAQSLQKPAEYDDPDATANANLAARLPYLFATCRFAHYLKCIVRDKIGSFKEKDEMQRWLQDWILNYVDGDPAHSTETTKAQHPLAAAEVIVEEVEGNPGYYNSKFYLRPHYQLEGLTVSLRLVSKLPSAKGA, from the coding sequence ATGACCGACAATACCGTCCGCGAAGGCGCACAGAACCTGGGCGCGACTGAAGAAACCAGCGAATTCGCGTCCCTGTTGCTGCAAGAATTCAAGCCCAAGACCGAGCGTGCCCGCGAAGCGGTCGAGACCGCCGTGCGTACCCTGGCCGAGCAGGCCCTGGCGCAGACCGACCTGGTGTCCAACGACGCCATCAAGTCGATCGAATCGATCATCGCCGCCATCGACGCCAAGCTCACCGCGCAGGTCAACCAGGTCATCCACCACCCGGACTTCCAGCAGCTGGAAAGCGCCTGGCGTGGCCTGCACTACCTGGTCAACAACACCGAGACCGATGAGCAACTGAAGATCCGCGTGCTCAACATCTCCAAGCCGGACCTGCACAAGACCCTGAAGAAATTCAAGGGCACGGCGTGGGACCAGAGCCCGCTCTTCAAGAAGATGTACGAAGAAGAATACGGCCAGTTCGGCGGCGAGCCTTACGGCTGCCTGGTGGGCGACTACTACTTCGACCAGTCGCCACCGGACGTGGAGCTGTTGGGCGAACTGTCGAAAGTCTGCGCGGCGATGCACGCACCGTTCATTTCCGCCGCCTCGCCGACCGTGATGGGCATGGGCTCCTGGCAGGAGCTGTCGAACCCGCGCGACCTGACCAAGATCTTCACCACGCCAGAATACGCCGGCTGGCGCTCGCTGCGTGAATCGGAAGACTCGCGCTACATCGGCCTGACCATGCCGCGCTTCCTGGCGCGCCTGCCGTACGGCGCCAAGACCGACCCGGTGGAAGCCTTCGCCTTCGAAGAAAACACCGACGGCGCCGACAGCTCGAAATACACCTGGGCCAACGCCGCTTACGCAATGGCGGTGAACATCAACCGTTCGTTCAAACACTTCGGCTGGTGCTCGCGCATCCGTGGCGTGGAGTCCGGCGGTGAAGTGGAAAACCTGCCGGCCCACACGTTCCCCACCGATGACGGTGGCGTGGACATGAAGTGCCCGACCGAGATCGCCATTTCGGACCGCCGTGAAGCGGAACTGGCGAAGAACGGTTTCATGCCGCTGCTGCACAAGAAAAACACCGACTTCGCCGCGTTCATCGGCGCCCAGTCGCTGCAGAAACCGGCCGAGTACGATGACCCGGACGCCACCGCCAACGCCAACCTGGCCGCGCGCCTGCCGTACCTGTTCGCCACTTGCCGTTTCGCCCACTACCTGAAGTGCATCGTGCGCGACAAGATCGGTTCCTTCAAAGAGAAGGACGAGATGCAGCGCTGGTTGCAGGACTGGATCCTCAACTACGTCGACGGCGACCCGGCGCACTCCACCGAAACCACCAAGGCCCAGCACCCACTGGCTGCGGCCGAAGTGATCGTCGAAGAAGTCGAAGGCAACCCGGGGTACTACAACTCCAAGTTCTACCTGCGCCCGCACTATCAGCTCGAAGGGCTGACCGTGTCGCTGCGCCTGGTGTCGAAACTGCCTTCGGCCAAGGGCGCGTAA
- a CDS encoding type VI secretion system tube protein Hcp, with product MAVDIFIKIGDIKGESMDKAHKDEIDVLNWSWGMSQSGNMHTGSGGGAGKVNIQDLSLTKYVDKASPNLMMHCASGKHIDKVKLTVRKAGGESQVEYMIINLEEVLITSLSTGGSGSDDRLTENVTLNFAKVLVDYQPQKADGSKEGGPVKFGWNVRQNVKV from the coding sequence ATGGCTGTTGATATTTTCATCAAGATCGGCGACATCAAGGGCGAGTCCATGGACAAGGCCCACAAGGACGAGATCGACGTCCTGAACTGGAGCTGGGGCATGTCCCAGTCCGGCAACATGCACACCGGCAGTGGCGGTGGCGCCGGCAAGGTGAACATCCAGGACCTGTCGCTGACCAAATACGTCGACAAGGCTTCGCCGAACCTGATGATGCACTGCGCCAGCGGCAAGCACATCGACAAGGTCAAGCTGACCGTGCGCAAGGCCGGCGGTGAGAGCCAGGTCGAGTACATGATCATCAACCTGGAAGAAGTGCTGATCACCTCTCTGAGCACCGGCGGCTCGGGCAGCGATGATCGCCTGACCGAAAACGTCACCCTGAACTTCGCCAAGGTGCTGGTGGACTACCAGCCGCAGAAAGCCGACGGCAGCAAGGAAGGCGGTCCGGTCAAGTTCGGCTGGAACGTGCGTCAGAACGTCAAGGTGTAA
- a CDS encoding type VI secretion system amidase effector protein Tae4, with translation MAKPSFINLWKAYSDLLVTYPDAKPCDGPWANQCAIRMSITLNAELTIKVNKSTYTEPKCAHEHARGAESLANWLWKHHLGRPMILGGSAEERRKLMDKRGLIFFKDCFQQLGESSDSRTGDHIDLWNRGLTASRYDDPSYRSRAIWFWELL, from the coding sequence ATGGCCAAGCCTTCGTTTATCAATTTGTGGAAAGCCTATTCCGATCTGCTTGTGACCTACCCCGACGCGAAACCCTGCGATGGGCCGTGGGCAAACCAGTGCGCCATTCGCATGAGCATCACGCTGAATGCAGAACTGACCATCAAGGTCAACAAATCCACCTACACCGAACCCAAGTGTGCCCATGAACACGCCCGAGGCGCCGAATCGCTGGCGAACTGGTTGTGGAAGCATCATCTGGGGCGCCCGATGATTCTCGGCGGCAGCGCAGAAGAGCGCCGCAAGCTGATGGACAAACGGGGGCTCATTTTCTTCAAGGATTGTTTTCAACAACTGGGCGAGTCATCAGATAGCCGCACTGGCGATCATATTGATCTTTGGAACCGTGGCCTTACCGCTAGCCGGTATGACGACCCCTCCTATCGATCAAGGGCGATCTGGTTCTGGGAGCTCTTATGA
- the tssE gene encoding type VI secretion system baseplate subunit TssE, which yields MVTEIATRDRLQPSLLDRLTDDDPTNPKESADKRVLSLTQLKASVLRDLAWLLNTTSLLDADATLHTPAGTSVVNFGLPALAGNSASNVDLSALEALIHQAIATFEPRILRHTLRVRARATAEMNHNALSFEIEGDLWAQPVPLRLMLQTDLDLETGHVRVVNADQRRRS from the coding sequence TTGGTAACCGAAATTGCCACCCGCGATCGCCTGCAACCTTCCCTGCTGGACCGGTTGACCGATGACGATCCGACCAACCCCAAGGAAAGCGCCGACAAGCGCGTCCTGTCGCTCACCCAGTTGAAAGCCTCGGTGCTGCGTGACCTGGCGTGGCTGCTCAACACCACTTCGTTGCTCGACGCCGATGCCACGCTGCACACCCCGGCGGGCACCTCAGTGGTGAATTTCGGGCTGCCGGCGCTGGCCGGCAACAGCGCCTCGAACGTCGATCTTTCGGCGCTGGAAGCCCTGATCCACCAAGCCATCGCCACTTTCGAGCCGCGTATCCTGCGCCATACCTTGCGCGTGCGGGCCCGGGCGACGGCCGAGATGAACCACAACGCCTTGAGCTTCGAGATCGAAGGCGACCTCTGGGCGCAGCCGGTGCCGCTGCGCCTGATGCTGCAAACCGACCTGGACCTGGAAACCGGCCATGTGCGCGTGGTCAACGCCGATCAGCGGAGACGCTCATGA
- the tssF gene encoding type VI secretion system baseplate subunit TssF, with translation MNPRLLELYNQELHHVRESAAEFAKEYPKIASRLTLSGMDCADPYVERLLEGFAYLTARVQLKLDAEYPTFTHNLLEIAYPHYLAPTPSMTVVQMQADPDEGSLSSGFELPRDSVLRAALGRETQTCCEYRTAHSVTLWPLQVSQAEYFGNPSTVLGRLAASEPKAKAGLRLTLRTGAELPFNSLALDNLPLYLSGADEQPFRLYEQLLGSACAVFARQPGGNWVERLPQDALRSRGFDDVDAALPVVPRAFQGYRLLQEYFALPQRFLFVDFTQLSRAVKRCDGQELELIVLFDRHDPSLEGSVGAAQFLPFCTPAVNLFPKRLDRIHLSDRVNEHHVIADRTRPMDFEVHSLTGLTGHGTGPEQPFLPFYAVRDPSRYGRDQAYYTVRREPRVLSSDQRRNGPRSTYIGSETFVSLVDSHQAPYRHDLRQLGVTALCTNRDLPLFMSVGNGKTDFTLADSAPVGAVRCVAGPSRPRASHAHDAKAWRLISQLSLNYLSLSEQGQGAAALRELLRLYGDSNDAALQLQIEGLRDVSSKACTRRLPMPGPIVFGRGLEITLEFDENAFRGTGVFLLGAVFERFLARYVSINSFTETVIRTTERGEIMRWKAKPGRRPTL, from the coding sequence ATGAACCCGCGCCTGCTGGAGCTGTACAATCAGGAACTGCATCACGTGCGCGAAAGCGCGGCGGAGTTCGCCAAGGAATACCCCAAGATCGCCAGTCGGCTGACGTTGTCCGGCATGGACTGCGCCGACCCGTATGTCGAGCGGCTGCTGGAAGGTTTCGCCTACCTGACGGCGCGGGTCCAACTCAAGCTCGACGCCGAGTACCCGACCTTCACCCACAACCTGCTGGAAATCGCCTACCCCCATTATCTGGCGCCGACGCCGTCGATGACCGTGGTACAGATGCAGGCCGACCCGGACGAAGGGTCGTTGAGCAGCGGCTTCGAGCTGCCCCGGGACAGCGTCCTGCGCGCCGCCCTGGGGCGTGAAACCCAGACCTGCTGCGAATACCGCACCGCCCACTCGGTGACGCTGTGGCCGTTGCAGGTCAGCCAGGCCGAGTACTTCGGCAACCCGTCCACGGTGCTCGGACGCCTGGCCGCCAGTGAGCCGAAAGCCAAGGCCGGCTTGCGCCTGACCCTGCGCACCGGCGCCGAATTGCCGTTCAACAGCCTGGCCCTGGACAATCTGCCGCTGTACCTCAGTGGCGCCGATGAACAACCGTTCCGCCTGTACGAACAACTGCTGGGCAGCGCCTGCGCGGTGTTCGCCCGCCAACCCGGCGGCAATTGGGTCGAACGGCTGCCCCAGGATGCACTGCGCTCGCGCGGCTTCGATGACGTCGACGCGGCGCTGCCGGTGGTGCCGCGAGCGTTCCAGGGCTATCGCCTGCTGCAGGAATACTTCGCCCTGCCCCAGCGCTTCCTGTTCGTCGACTTCACCCAACTGAGCCGGGCAGTCAAACGTTGCGATGGCCAGGAGCTGGAGTTGATCGTGCTGTTCGACCGCCACGACCCGAGCCTGGAAGGCAGCGTCGGTGCCGCGCAGTTCCTGCCGTTCTGCACCCCGGCCGTCAATCTGTTCCCCAAGCGCCTGGACCGCATCCACCTGTCGGACCGGGTCAACGAGCATCACGTGATCGCCGACCGCACCCGGCCGATGGATTTCGAAGTGCATTCGCTGACCGGCCTCACCGGCCACGGCACCGGGCCGGAGCAGCCGTTCCTGCCGTTCTATGCCGTGCGCGACCCGTCCCGCTATGGCCGCGACCAGGCCTATTACACGGTGCGCCGTGAACCGCGGGTGTTGTCCAGCGATCAGCGACGCAACGGCCCGCGTTCGACCTACATCGGCAGCGAAACCTTTGTCAGCCTGGTGGACAGTCACCAGGCGCCCTACCGCCATGACCTGCGCCAACTGGGCGTGACCGCGCTGTGCACCAACCGCGACCTGCCGTTGTTCATGAGCGTGGGCAACGGCAAGACCGACTTCACCCTGGCCGACAGTGCGCCGGTCGGCGCCGTGCGCTGCGTCGCCGGGCCGAGTCGGCCGCGGGCCAGCCATGCCCACGACGCCAAGGCCTGGCGGCTGATCAGCCAGTTGTCGCTGAATTACCTGTCCCTCAGTGAACAAGGCCAGGGCGCCGCCGCCCTGCGCGAACTGTTGCGCCTGTACGGCGACAGCAACGACGCGGCGCTGCAATTGCAGATCGAAGGCCTGCGGGACGTCAGCAGCAAGGCCTGCACGCGACGCTTGCCGATGCCCGGCCCGATTGTGTTCGGCCGGGGCCTGGAGATCACTCTGGAATTCGATGAAAACGCGTTTCGCGGCACCGGGGTGTTTCTGCTCGGTGCGGTGTTCGAACGTTTCCTGGCACGCTACGT